In one Dermacentor variabilis isolate Ectoservices chromosome 4, ASM5094787v1, whole genome shotgun sequence genomic region, the following are encoded:
- the LOC142578684 gene encoding uncharacterized protein LOC142578684, translating into MSAMRKEALLVAAIDELFSSSSDTEDDMMLCLVHKQCGEERPKVDRFVDRVVRRLDDTGFRQHFQISRSVCYRLIADYENASFYPKRYGGTHPQKSAEEHVLSFLWFAGNKLSSEPSPSCLE; encoded by the exons atgtcggcaatgagaaaggaggCGCTGCTTGTTGCCGCAATCGATGAGCTTTTTTCAAGTTCGTCTGACACCGAGGACGACATGATGCTCTGCCTCGTCCAtaaacaatgtggtgaagagcggccgaaagtggacaggttcgttgaCCGGGTCGTCAGGCGCCTCGACGATACCGGA TTCCGGCAGCATTTCCAGATAAGCAGGAGCGTCTGCTACCGGCTGATTGCGGATTACGAGAACGCCAGTTTTTATCCAAAGCGTTATGGAGGCACGCATCCGCAGAAATCGGCTGAAGAGCACGTTCTTTCGTTTCTTTG GTTCGCAGGAAATAAACTATCGAGTgagccgtcgccgtcatgtttgGAATGA